The nucleotide window CTGGATTAGGCCCTGGTGTTAAATCATGGACAGGAACAACCTTTCCATTAATAGTAACAACCCCAGTTGGAGAAATCATTGTGCTTCCTGCTACTGCTGGTTGAGTACTAGCAGTAGTTGCATTTACATAAGCATTTGCACCATTACTTGCATTAATATTAGCAGCAGCTAAATCACTTTCTGTAATAAGATTACCATGTTCATCTTTTCCATCTTTATTTCTTATACCAACAGAACCTGCACCAGAAACATTTATAGTTCCATAGTTTTTAATGATACCATTTTTAATATAGATACCATATGAATTAGCCATATCTATATCAATAGTTCCTCTGTTTTCTAATGTAGCACCATTTAAAACAGCTACTCCAAATGAATCAGATTTTTGACTATCATTGCTATATCTTCCAGTTCTAATAGTACCTTGGTTTAGTCCATAAGCACCATTATTAAGGTACATTCCATATGCTCCTATCAACTCTCCATTTCCAGAGATATCAATAGTACCATAGTTTTCAGCTCTACTTCCTGCTCCTTCTGCAAACATACCTATTCCATAGTTTCCAGTAACATTTATAGTAGATCCTGGATTATTAACTATTTTTCCACCATTTTGTGTAGCCATACCTATTGCGTAATAGTTATTTTCTATATCAGATCTACCAATAGTTATATTTCCACTGTTATACACTTCTCCTGCTGAAGCATAAGCTCCTACACTTCCTATTGAGTTAGAAAAATCAACATTTCCTGTGTTAGTTATTTTTCCACCATCTTTTGCATAGAAAGCTGTACTACTAATACCATTAGATCTTACTGTTGTAGCAGTATTAGCTACTCCATTAGCACCTGTCTTATATAGATACACACTCTTAGATCCCATAGTAAAGTTAGTAGTAGCTGAACTGCTATAGTTATTAGTTCCATTGTTTAATACTATGAAACCAAATGAGTTATCTCCAACACTAACATTTGCAGAATTATTATTAATAGTTACATTATTATCTGCATAAACTGCTGTTGCAGAATTTCCAGTTGTAATAGCTCCATTTATAGTTGCTGTACCTTGTTTTTTGTATATTCCTAAACCTTCATTTCCAACTTTTATTGAGCCTCCAGAAGTAAGAGATAAAGGAGTTTCAGAGAAAATTCCTAAACTTCTATTTCCAGCCTCAATAGTTCCTTGATGATTTACATTTGCATATTTAGTATATATTCCTATACTTGGATCATTTCTATTAGATGAATCTCCTAACTTAATATTTCCACTATTATTAATATTTATATCTGTTGTATATTGAGAATTTTTTCCAAAGTTATGAATAGCAATAGATTTATCTCCAAGTAATGTTATATTTTTAGCACTGTTAACATTAGAATCTGTATAAATTCCCTTAGCTGTAGTATTATTTATAGCTTCAATACTTCCAGCTGTTGCAGAAAGTTCAGTTCCTTCTAAATATAGACCTATACCATTAGCATTTATTTTAATCTTAGAACCACTGTCTGTAACATTTGCCATTACACCACTTCTTAATAGACCTTTTGAATATACTCCAACTCCACCTGCTGCAGATGAAACATCAATTGTAGAGTTAGATCCTAATGTAATTCTTGCTGCATTAGCATTAGTGATATTAAGAGTAGTTCCATTTTTATCAACAACAGATTTTAAATCAGAAGCAAGTACTCCTATTGCAGCAGAATTACCAGTTGATACAATGCTTCCATTATGAACTAAATCAATAGATTGATTTCCATAAGTTGGAATTGATGAAGCTGGTGTATCTGTAACACCTAAATAGTTAATTCCAGCAAGTCCAGTACCACCATTTCCTATATTAATAGTTCCATTATTTGTAGCTAATGAACCATTAGCAGAAATTATACCTGTTGAATTAGCTCCTGTAACATTAATAGTTGAATTATTATTTATTTCAGAATATTCTCCAACAATACCAGCCATATCATTTCCAGTAAAATTAATAGTTCCATTATTTGTTAAAATTACATCATTTCTATTTGTTGAATTAGTATTTTTTTGTGCAATAGCAACTTTTGATTTTTTTACTAATTTTGTTGGACTAGTTAAAGCTCCAGAACCTGAAACAGTTACACCAGTATCAATAGTAACACTTGATGAAGAGAACTCTGAATTTAAATAAGTGTCAGCAGCACTATCTAAATTTGAATTTCTGTCAACCAATAAAGGTACTCTTAAAGCTTTATATGGAACATATTGACCAGCAGTTCCAACTATATTTATTCCAGTAACACTTGAAGAACCTACAGAACTTAAACTAGAAATCCTTTCTGGACTAGCAGTACCACCATTACCTTCAGCAACCATTAATGTTGAACCATTAGCTAAATTAACTGTTAATGTACCTGTTGAGCCAGCATGTCTAATACTTGCTAAAGGACTACCTGAATTAGATTTTTTTACATAGAAAGCAGTACCACCATTAGCAACATTTACTGTAGCATTTCCAGTTAATTTTAATTGAGCTTCATCTGAGTTTTCAGCTTTTCCAAAGAAAAATAGCCCTTTATCTCCAATATTTATAGTTGTTCCATTTAATTCAATATCAGAACCACCATCTGCATAAAGTCCAATAGAACCATCTCCACTAGCACTAATTGTCCCAGCTCCTAATTTAGTAATTGCTTGTCTGTTATTAGCTTTTGAAGCATAAACTGCAATAGATTTATCTCCATTTACTTCAATAGAGCCTGCTGTCATTTCATAATTAGAACCATTATTATAGATTCCAGTTACATTTTTTCCAGTAACACTAATTTTTTTAGAACTTGTTCCTGAACTTATTTTATTACTATCGTTAGTACCAGTAAGAACCATACCAATGGAATTATTAGAATTTGTTATAGTTACATCTTCATCACTTACTGCTTTAGCACCTTTATAAGCCATTAATCCTATTATATTTCTTTTAGGGCTAGCAGCAGGAGCGTTAACAGTAATTTTTCCAGAGTTTCTAACTTTAGGTACTACTGTATCAGTATGATTTTCTCCACCATTAGCTAACATAACTATATTAAATCTCTTGTTAAGCCATTCACTTTCATCTTTGTTAGGATCAGTATCTCCTATATAAGCATCTCCAGGATTTACTGTTAAATTTTTAGCAAGATCTATACCATATCTATCTGTTCTAAATAATACTCCACCATCAGTATTATCAGCAAAATCTATACTTGCTATATGAGAATCTTTTATAACAAAATCTTTTTCTGCAAGAGTTTGAATGTCAGCATCATAATTACCTTTCATATAATCTGATTTTCTTAAGAACCCTACATTTTCTTTTCCATCTACAACTATATTTAGATTATAGATATTTCCAATTAAGTCATCAAGAGTTCTACCAGTATTATCTAAATTTGCTCTATCAGTAGTTTTACCACCTAAACCATTACCATCAGACCCCTTACCAGTTTGATAATCATATACACTTATATGACCTTCATAAACATCTTGGCTACCATCAGTTGTTGCTATTGTTTCAGTCTTTGTATAAGGATTAGCTATTGGGTGTAGTCCAGAACCTCTAATTATTTTTGAAATAGAAACTCCTGTATTGTGGCTACCAGTAAGAGTAATTTTTCCACCTTCACCATCTATAACAGTTTCATCATAATAAATTGCACGAGTATCTTCATTTCTACGAATAGCATCAAGATTATCTGATACACCTGGTGCAAACAGATTAGGAACTCTTATACCGTAACTTCCACTTACTTCTTGGTATATACCAGGGTCAGTACTTGAAACATTTATATTACCTACTTTCATATAAACATTTAAAGAACCTTTATTATCCCAAGCTTTCTTTTTTGTTGCATTACCCCCAAGATTAGCTTCTTTATTAAAGTAAAATTCTGAGAAATCCATTCCTATACTATCAATACTCTTTACATTGATAGTCCCTTTATTTATCATAGCACTTTCCCAAGGTTTATATATAATTTTAGGATAAGGAGTTGGACCTCTTTGACCTACAAAATTACCAGATGTAGGTTGATATTGAGCATAATCTTCAATCATAGATGTCATACCAATTAGATATCTAGCATACTCAGTTGAGTTTTTTGCATCTTCTTTTTCAAGATTAATTTCTCCTGCATTAGTAAAAGTTGATTGTTTAGCACCTGCTGCCTGCTGTTCTATACCAACAGTCATATGAGGTTTTCCTGTTGATAATGAATTTTCTTTTGATCTTCCATATAAATTTAATTTTCCATTAAAAGTAACATTTAACGGATCATAATATGAATATACTGTTGTACCATTTACACTCATAAATCTAACAGTATTAGTAGGCGGTTTATATGTTCCTCCAGCTCCTCTGTTATGAGGATTAGTTGTATTATTTATTAAAGTCCAGTCACCAGATACAGTTGTATCTATTCCATGTCCGTATTTTATATTGTCAGGCTGCTGATACTGAGTAAAACTAAACACTGTTTGAGGAGATACAGGAGTACCACTTCTATAATTAGTTTGCCCAAGATATCCAGTATAAGCTGAGGTAGCATTATTTACTATACTTCCAGCTCTTCCATCAGTATATGTTTGACCAGGTTGTGGATTAGACTGATCAAAAGTCCAAGTCCCAGCAACAGTTCCTGAACCATCCCTACCCATATTACCTTTTTTACCTTCCCAAGTAAATGGATTGTTTACAGAAAAACCATTATCATTTATGGTTACAGTTGTACCACTTGCATTTGATTGAGCGTTTGCATTGTTAACTATAACATTTGGCTCCAAATAAAATTGAGAACCCACCATATCTTGTGAGAATCCGATAGATACTTCATCCAATGCAGGTGGATTGAAAACATTAGGTTTTATGTCAGGTAGTTTAGTTGGAGTAAATGCTACTGTCTCTACATCTGGAATACCAAAATTCACAGTTGAATTAATAGCAACTGGATTAATATTCAAATTTGGTAGAGGAGGAGTATTGATATTTATAACTGGTTCGATTAGAAATGGAACTCCCTTATCTACAACAGGTACTGTCTTAACTAATCCATAATTTAAATTTTTTCTTCTATTTGTTAATGAAGAATTAGGATTAGAACTTGTTTCTAATCTTTCATAAGTTTTACTGTTAGGTGAAACATTATTTTCCCACCAATTTCCTCTTACAAATACTCCTTCAAAAGCATATTTTTCAGCTTTATCTCCAGTACCTTTATATGTACCATTCCATTTACTATATATATAGTTTGCTCCAAATTGCCATGAAGCCCAAGGTGATTTTACTACTTGATCCCCTTGTTCCATTAATTTGATTAATTCTAACCTTAAACCATCTATTTCTTTATTATTTTCTCTTCTTGCTGTATCTATTTTATCTTGTAAGTTCCCAACTGAACTTCTTAATTCTTGTTTACTTGCTCTAATTTCTTCCATTGTAGGTGTTGCTATTGTCTCTGTAGAGCTAACTTCTTTGTTAGCTATTGAAGCTAGAACTTCTGTTCTGTTTTCTGTAGTTTCTTCTATATCCGATAAAAGTTTAGCAAACATAGGTAAACTAGCACTATTATCTGCACTAGCTACTAAAATAGTTTTTTCACTTTTCACAACTGAAGCTTTGTCTACTTTAGTTTTAGTTGAAGCAAAATAATTGCTATACATATCATTAGCTCCAAATTGCATATTCACCCAAGAAGCTTTCATTTTTGGTGCTACTTGTAGCGTTTGCTTTTTTTCTTTTACCTCTGCTTTTTCTTTTTTTGCATCTATTAAAATATCTTTTTGCTTTTCTGCTTCTTGTATTATATTATTATCAGAAAATGCATTTACACCTTTCATTAAGAAAAGTACTGCTAGTCCAATTGAGTATTTTACATTATCATATTTCTTCGCAATTGACTGTAAATTCTTTTCTACATCATTTAGATTATTATTTCTCATTTGCTTTTTCTTTCCTTC belongs to Fusobacterium periodonticum ATCC 33693 and includes:
- a CDS encoding autotransporter-associated N-terminal domain-containing protein codes for the protein MRNNNLNDVEKNLQSIAKKYDNVKYSIGLAVLFLMKGVNAFSDNNIIQEAEKQKDILIDAKKEKAEVKEKKQTLQVAPKMKASWVNMQFGANDMYSNYFASTKTKVDKASVVKSEKTILVASADNSASLPMFAKLLSDIEETTENRTEVLASIANKEVSSTETIATPTMEEIRASKQELRSSVGNLQDKIDTARRENNKEIDGLRLELIKLMEQGDQVVKSPWASWQFGANYIYSKWNGTYKGTGDKAEKYAFEGVFVRGNWWENNVSPNSKTYERLETSSNPNSSLTNRRKNLNYGLVKTVPVVDKGVPFLIEPVININTPPLPNLNINPVAINSTVNFGIPDVETVAFTPTKLPDIKPNVFNPPALDEVSIGFSQDMVGSQFYLEPNVIVNNANAQSNASGTTVTINDNGFSVNNPFTWEGKKGNMGRDGSGTVAGTWTFDQSNPQPGQTYTDGRAGSIVNNATSAYTGYLGQTNYRSGTPVSPQTVFSFTQYQQPDNIKYGHGIDTTVSGDWTLINNTTNPHNRGAGGTYKPPTNTVRFMSVNGTTVYSYYDPLNVTFNGKLNLYGRSKENSLSTGKPHMTVGIEQQAAGAKQSTFTNAGEINLEKEDAKNSTEYARYLIGMTSMIEDYAQYQPTSGNFVGQRGPTPYPKIIYKPWESAMINKGTINVKSIDSIGMDFSEFYFNKEANLGGNATKKKAWDNKGSLNVYMKVGNINVSSTDPGIYQEVSGSYGIRVPNLFAPGVSDNLDAIRRNEDTRAIYYDETVIDGEGGKITLTGSHNTGVSISKIIRGSGLHPIANPYTKTETIATTDGSQDVYEGHISVYDYQTGKGSDGNGLGGKTTDRANLDNTGRTLDDLIGNIYNLNIVVDGKENVGFLRKSDYMKGNYDADIQTLAEKDFVIKDSHIASIDFADNTDGGVLFRTDRYGIDLAKNLTVNPGDAYIGDTDPNKDESEWLNKRFNIVMLANGGENHTDTVVPKVRNSGKITVNAPAASPKRNIIGLMAYKGAKAVSDEDVTITNSNNSIGMVLTGTNDSNKISSGTSSKKISVTGKNVTGIYNNGSNYEMTAGSIEVNGDKSIAVYASKANNRQAITKLGAGTISASGDGSIGLYADGGSDIELNGTTINIGDKGLFFFGKAENSDEAQLKLTGNATVNVANGGTAFYVKKSNSGSPLASIRHAGSTGTLTVNLANGSTLMVAEGNGGTASPERISSLSSVGSSSVTGINIVGTAGQYVPYKALRVPLLVDRNSNLDSAADTYLNSEFSSSSVTIDTGVTVSGSGALTSPTKLVKKSKVAIAQKNTNSTNRNDVILTNNGTINFTGNDMAGIVGEYSEINNNSTINVTGANSTGIISANGSLATNNGTINIGNGGTGLAGINYLGVTDTPASSIPTYGNQSIDLVHNGSIVSTGNSAAIGVLASDLKSVVDKNGTTLNITNANAARITLGSNSTIDVSSAAGGVGVYSKGLLRSGVMANVTDSGSKIKINANGIGLYLEGTELSATAGSIEAINNTTAKGIYTDSNVNSAKNITLLGDKSIAIHNFGKNSQYTTDININNSGNIKLGDSSNRNDPSIGIYTKYANVNHQGTIEAGNRSLGIFSETPLSLTSGGSIKVGNEGLGIYKKQGTATINGAITTGNSATAVYADNNVTINNNSANVSVGDNSFGFIVLNNGTNNYSSSATTNFTMGSKSVYLYKTGANGVANTATTVRSNGISSTAFYAKDGGKITNTGNVDFSNSIGSVGAYASAGEVYNSGNITIGRSDIENNYYAIGMATQNGGKIVNNPGSTINVTGNYGIGMFAEGAGSRAENYGTIDISGNGELIGAYGMYLNNGAYGLNQGTIRTGRYSNDSQKSDSFGVAVLNGATLENRGTIDIDMANSYGIYIKNGIIKNYGTINVSGAGSVGIRNKDGKDEHGNLITESDLAAANINASNGANAYVNATTASTQPAVAGSTMISPTGVVTINGKVVPVHDLTPGPNPVVNQNYAFSNVGIYIDSLGRTNPINWVDGFNPSVDNDLIIGAEAAELSRSKAIKIGKNIMSPYLNQYQSLTSGSSVTLNAISGSLTWTAQPISGPSGLPEEVIMAKIPYTDFVTKQENAWNFADGLEQRYGVEPVGSREKEVFNKLNSIGKNERVLLTQAYDEMMGHQYANTQQRVYTTRIYLK